A genomic region of Pseudomonas sp. KU43P contains the following coding sequences:
- a CDS encoding MFS transporter, with protein MPSARFTLLTASLVCALIILDTNIVAVSLPSIARDLSGSFADIEWVVSAYLLAFAACLLPAGSLADRFGRQRMLLIGLAVFGAASLGCGAAPSLLFLDLARAAKGIGAAMLLTAALAAIGHRFHEPQERMRAWAFWGACMGATITFAPLLGGVIASTLGWRWIFYINLPLVGVLALMVLRSVEESRDSSAARLDPMGSLTFAGSLGCLIWAMIDANQVGWTSVDTLGRLLISAFLFSLFIMVERSQPRPMIDLQLMRSGRFIGALLGMFAYAACAQVMMTLLPLYLQNGLQLSALAAGAGMLPFAAAMLLMPRLGMRLAGRWSPSQVFALGLVLVGVGNLLCAWAVGYGGYMAFALASVVLGAGAGLLNGDTQKNIMACVPRERTGMASGLSTTTRFGAIVIAIGLLGGVLAARSAQLLREAMAGLVPEQLGKVSAMATRVAAGDLPAALAMLDPNLRDTVAPLARQAFAGGFEAVLLTAGCVALAFAVVVGVLLGRPLPSHGALART; from the coding sequence ATGCCCTCTGCGCGCTTCACCCTGCTTACCGCTTCCCTGGTCTGCGCCCTGATCATCCTCGACACCAATATCGTCGCCGTCAGCCTGCCCAGTATTGCCCGCGACCTGTCCGGCTCGTTCGCCGATATCGAATGGGTGGTCAGCGCCTACCTCCTGGCCTTCGCCGCCTGCCTGCTTCCTGCCGGCAGCCTGGCCGACCGCTTCGGCCGCCAGCGCATGCTGCTGATCGGCCTGGCCGTGTTCGGCGCCGCTTCGCTTGGCTGCGGTGCCGCCCCGAGCCTGCTGTTCCTCGACCTGGCCCGGGCTGCCAAAGGCATTGGCGCCGCCATGCTGCTGACCGCCGCACTGGCCGCTATCGGCCACCGCTTTCACGAACCCCAGGAGCGCATGCGCGCGTGGGCCTTCTGGGGCGCTTGCATGGGCGCGACCATCACCTTCGCGCCATTGCTCGGTGGCGTGATCGCCAGCACCCTGGGCTGGCGCTGGATCTTCTACATCAACTTGCCGTTGGTAGGGGTGCTTGCCCTGATGGTGTTGCGCAGCGTCGAGGAGTCGCGCGACAGCAGCGCGGCCCGGCTCGACCCCATGGGCAGCCTGACCTTCGCCGGCAGCCTGGGCTGCCTGATCTGGGCAATGATCGATGCCAACCAGGTCGGCTGGACCAGCGTCGACACGCTCGGGCGACTGCTGATCAGCGCTTTCCTGTTCAGCCTGTTCATCATGGTCGAGCGCAGCCAGCCGCGGCCGATGATCGACCTGCAACTGATGCGCAGTGGGCGCTTTATCGGAGCCCTGCTGGGCATGTTCGCCTACGCCGCCTGCGCACAGGTGATGATGACCTTGCTGCCGCTGTACCTGCAGAACGGCCTGCAGTTGTCCGCGCTGGCGGCGGGGGCGGGGATGTTGCCGTTTGCTGCGGCGATGTTGCTGATGCCCCGTCTGGGGATGCGGTTGGCTGGCCGTTGGAGCCCGTCGCAGGTATTCGCCTTGGGGTTGGTGCTGGTAGGCGTGGGGAATCTGCTGTGTGCCTGGGCGGTCGGGTACGGCGGCTATATGGCATTCGCCTTGGCCAGCGTGGTGCTGGGCGCGGGCGCCGGTCTGCTCAATGGCGATACGCAGAAGAACATCATGGCCTGCGTGCCGCGTGAGCGGACAGGGATGGCTTCAGGGTTGAGTACCACTACGCGATTCGGCGCGATCGTGATTGCGATCGGGCTGCTGGGTGGCGTACTTGCGGCGCGCAGCGCACAGTTGTTGCGCGAGGCCATGGCCGGGTTGGTGCCGGAGCAATTGGGCAAGGTCAGCGCCATGGCCACCCGCGTGGCGGCAGGTGATCTGCCTGCGGCCCTGGCGATGCTGGACCCGAACTTGCGGGACACGGTGGCACCACTGGCACGGCAAGCCTTTGCCGGTGGGTTCGAAGCCGTGTTGCTGACCGCGGGCTGCGTGGCATTGGCCTTCGCCGTGGTGGTGGGGGTACTGCTGGGCCGGCCGCTGCCGAGCCATGGCGCGCTCGCGCGCACATGA
- a CDS encoding LysR family transcriptional regulator, with protein sequence MEIRHFRYFLCVARHGHFTRAAEQLGIAPPTLSRQIQDMERELGVRLFERNQREVNLTAAGQALLIEAEQAVRQFDAAQLGAQRAGRGESGSIELGYVASAAYSGMLQRQVISFSDTHPGVRLNIRELPMAELPGMVRDGLLDLAYVRSPMELPEELEAIALHQEDFVLALPASSRINELQQIPASRLAGENFILPEQISGTLEVAAQGGFVPRLGPQPGSLVAVITLVSLGQGIAVVPESVVQRISLPQVNYRRIADCQASSWLSLIYRRFEKAPAVKRYVAMMGPR encoded by the coding sequence ATGGAAATCCGCCATTTCCGCTACTTCCTCTGCGTCGCCCGGCACGGCCACTTCACCCGTGCTGCCGAGCAGCTGGGCATCGCCCCGCCAACCCTCAGCCGGCAGATCCAGGACATGGAGCGCGAACTGGGTGTACGCCTGTTCGAGCGCAACCAGCGTGAGGTGAACCTCACCGCCGCTGGCCAGGCGCTGTTGATCGAGGCCGAGCAGGCGGTGCGCCAGTTCGATGCCGCGCAACTGGGGGCGCAACGGGCCGGCCGTGGTGAAAGTGGCAGTATCGAGTTGGGCTACGTGGCCTCGGCGGCGTACTCGGGCATGTTGCAGCGGCAGGTCATCAGTTTCAGCGACACCCACCCCGGCGTGCGTCTGAACATCCGCGAACTGCCCATGGCCGAGCTGCCCGGCATGGTTCGCGACGGCCTGCTGGACCTGGCTTACGTGCGCTCGCCCATGGAGCTGCCTGAAGAGCTCGAGGCCATTGCACTGCACCAGGAAGACTTCGTCCTTGCCCTGCCCGCCAGCTCGCGGATTAACGAACTGCAGCAGATCCCGGCATCACGTCTGGCTGGCGAAAACTTCATCCTTCCCGAGCAGATCTCCGGCACGCTGGAGGTGGCGGCACAGGGTGGATTCGTACCGCGTCTGGGCCCCCAACCCGGCAGCCTGGTTGCGGTGATTACCTTGGTTTCGCTGGGCCAGGGGATTGCCGTGGTGCCAGAGTCGGTAGTGCAGCGCATCAGCCTGCCGCAGGTGAACTACCGGCGCATTGCTGATTGCCAGGCCAGCTCGTGGTTGAGCCTGATTTACCGGCGCTTCGAGAAGGCCCCGGCGGTGAAGAGGTACGTGGCAATGATGGGCCCACGATGA
- a CDS encoding amino acid permease → MNTVGSDGNLAQGFKPRHVTMLSIAGIIGAGLFVGSGHAIAAAGPATIVSYFVAGTLVVLVMRMLGEMAVAHPDTGSFSTYADQAIGRWAGYTIGWLYWWFWVLVIPIEALAAGHVLNAWFPQVDSWIFALASVLLLAGTNLFSVAKYGEFEFWFAILKVTAILGFIGLGFAALMGWLPNREVSGLSGLIAEYGGFAPKGWSAVIGAFITVMFSFIGTEAVTIAASESSDPSRNIAKATRSVIWRISTFYILSIFVIISVVPWNDPQLAVVGSYQRALEIMNIPNAAFMVDLVVLVAVTSCMNSSIYIASRMMYSLAKRGDAPAFLNKTSKVGVPRAAVFGSTLIGAAIAILNYFAPKGVFEFLLASSGAIALLVYMVIAISQLRMRRRLERENAELKFRMWLFPWLTWAVILFIAGALAVMMYTPEHRAEVSSTLGLAIVISFLGIVTSRGHAQPVVARTMG, encoded by the coding sequence ATGAACACCGTGGGATCTGATGGCAACCTTGCACAAGGTTTCAAGCCACGTCATGTAACGATGCTGTCCATCGCGGGCATCATCGGCGCCGGACTTTTCGTCGGCTCCGGGCACGCCATTGCGGCGGCCGGGCCAGCCACCATTGTTTCGTACTTCGTTGCTGGCACCTTGGTGGTGCTGGTTATGCGCATGCTCGGCGAAATGGCCGTTGCACATCCCGACACCGGTTCGTTCTCCACCTACGCCGACCAGGCCATTGGCCGCTGGGCTGGCTACACCATCGGCTGGTTGTATTGGTGGTTCTGGGTGCTGGTGATTCCGATCGAAGCCCTGGCCGCCGGGCATGTGCTGAACGCCTGGTTCCCCCAGGTCGACAGCTGGATCTTCGCCCTGGCCTCGGTGTTGCTGCTGGCAGGGACCAACCTGTTCAGTGTGGCCAAGTACGGGGAATTCGAATTCTGGTTCGCTATCTTGAAGGTCACCGCGATTCTCGGTTTCATCGGCCTGGGTTTCGCCGCGTTGATGGGCTGGCTGCCCAACCGTGAAGTCAGCGGCCTGAGCGGGCTGATTGCCGAATATGGCGGCTTCGCACCCAAAGGGTGGTCGGCCGTGATCGGCGCGTTCATCACCGTGATGTTCAGCTTCATCGGTACAGAGGCAGTGACCATCGCCGCGTCCGAGTCCAGCGACCCGTCGCGCAACATCGCCAAGGCCACCCGCTCGGTGATCTGGCGCATCAGCACGTTCTACATCCTGTCGATCTTCGTGATCATCTCGGTGGTGCCGTGGAACGATCCGCAGTTGGCAGTGGTGGGGTCGTACCAACGTGCGCTGGAAATCATGAACATCCCCAATGCCGCCTTCATGGTCGACCTGGTGGTGCTGGTGGCCGTTACCAGTTGCATGAACTCGTCGATCTACATCGCCTCGCGGATGATGTATTCGCTGGCCAAGCGCGGTGACGCGCCGGCCTTCCTCAACAAGACCTCCAAGGTCGGCGTACCGCGCGCCGCGGTGTTCGGCAGCACCCTGATCGGTGCGGCCATCGCCATCCTCAACTACTTCGCACCCAAGGGCGTGTTCGAGTTCCTGCTGGCCAGCTCCGGTGCCATCGCGCTGCTGGTGTACATGGTCATCGCCATCTCCCAGCTGCGCATGCGCCGCCGCCTGGAGCGCGAGAATGCCGAATTGAAGTTCCGCATGTGGTTGTTCCCGTGGCTGACCTGGGCGGTGATTCTGTTCATTGCTGGGGCGTTGGCGGTGATGATGTATACGCCTGAGCACCGGGCGGAAGTGAGTTCCACCTTGGGGTTGGCGATCGTGATTTCCTTCCTGGGGATCGTGACTTCGCGGGGGCATGCGCAGCCGGTGGTGGCGCGGACGATGGGGTGA